A region from the Vibrio rumoiensis genome encodes:
- a CDS encoding IS30 family transposase: MNYQQLTEGRRYQISALLEQGISISEIAKTVKCHRSTLYRELRRCGTKEQYSPDTAQQLSRAKRLNASKYRVPQQRVEFIEFLITQDWSPEQISHVLTRIGEKVSHEWIYRFIACNKRQGGKLFRHLRQGHKRYRRGKKDKAPAIKNAISIDERPKDVDNRTRFGDWEIDTVLGKHGTGAIVTILERATRFYLVKKVPSKSAEDVTRATIDLLRPYKRFVHTITADNGREFAGHMEVAQALETDVYFAHPYSSWERGANENANGLLRQYIKKGTDLRSVSDDEVERAQLRINYRPKKCLGFKQPAVIFSKMMLAA; this comes from the coding sequence ATGAATTATCAGCAGTTGACCGAGGGAAGACGATACCAGATTTCTGCCCTTTTAGAACAGGGAATTTCAATTTCTGAAATTGCCAAAACCGTAAAATGTCACCGCTCAACTCTCTATAGAGAGTTGAGACGATGCGGTACAAAAGAACAATATTCACCAGATACAGCCCAGCAACTATCTAGGGCAAAGCGATTAAACGCATCTAAGTATCGAGTACCGCAACAACGTGTCGAATTTATTGAGTTTTTAATAACGCAAGACTGGAGTCCAGAGCAAATATCTCACGTTCTTACTCGTATTGGAGAAAAAGTCAGTCATGAATGGATTTACCGTTTTATTGCCTGCAATAAACGGCAAGGCGGTAAACTGTTTCGTCATTTACGCCAAGGTCATAAACGCTATAGAAGAGGCAAGAAAGATAAAGCTCCCGCAATAAAAAATGCCATTTCAATAGATGAAAGACCCAAAGATGTCGATAATCGTACACGTTTTGGTGATTGGGAAATTGATACAGTTCTTGGTAAACATGGTACGGGCGCTATTGTCACAATCTTAGAGCGAGCCACACGGTTTTATTTAGTAAAAAAAGTGCCTTCAAAATCAGCAGAAGATGTGACCAGAGCGACGATAGACTTATTACGGCCATACAAACGATTTGTTCATACTATAACGGCCGATAATGGCAGAGAATTTGCGGGTCATATGGAAGTAGCACAAGCCTTAGAAACCGATGTGTATTTTGCTCACCCTTATAGTTCTTGGGAGCGCGGTGCTAATGAAAATGCTAATGGCCTGTTGAGACAATATATCAAGAAAGGAACAGATTTACGGTCGGTGAGTGATGATGAAGTTGAGCGAGCCCAACTTCGGATAAATTATCGTCCAAAGAAGTGTTTAGGGTTCAAGCAACCAGCCGTCATTTTTAGCAAAATGATGTTGGCTGCTTGA